Proteins from a single region of bacterium:
- a CDS encoding translation initiation factor — MSARRRGDGDRTVWSSERGDLRSPRSRPRDEAAVVASDGIVRVRLETKGRGGKTVTTISGVPLPEPELRALAKDLKCRCGTGGALKDNVIEIQGDHRDTLIAELEARDYKVKRN, encoded by the coding sequence GTGAGCGCCCGGCGCCGAGGTGATGGCGATCGCACCGTCTGGTCTTCCGAACGTGGCGACCTGCGATCCCCGCGCAGCCGGCCCCGGGACGAGGCGGCCGTGGTCGCCAGCGACGGCATCGTCCGGGTTCGCCTCGAGACGAAGGGACGAGGCGGGAAGACCGTGACCACCATCTCGGGCGTCCCGCTTCCGGAGCCTGAACTGCGAGCGCTCGCCAAGGATTTGAAGTGCCGCTGTGGCACGGGCGGCGCGCTGAAAGACAACGTAATCGAAATTCAAGGCGACCACCGCGACACGCTGATTGCCGAACTCGAAGCGCGCGACTACAAGGTCAAACGCAACTAA